One genomic window of Futiania mangrovi includes the following:
- a CDS encoding LOG family protein, with amino-acid sequence MPNDATIPPHQTPTKAYRNESFLLGREGRPLRILSEYLEPLKRLRDAGIEDTIVFFGSARIPPRDVAQEALDALAADASAEDRAAAERTLAMSEYYEAARELARRLAFWAEHLGGGNHRFAILTGGGPGIMEAANRGAHEAGAPSIGMNISLPFEQYPNPYISKGLAFEFHYFFMRKFWLVYMSKAAVIMPGGMGTLDEFFELLTLVQTEKIRRKLPIVLFGRSYWEPILNFQPMASSGTISPEDLALFHVTDSVDDACSWLQAQLKSWAVDNPGGGLDQWLDPIA; translated from the coding sequence ATGCCGAACGACGCCACCATCCCGCCGCATCAGACGCCCACCAAGGCCTATCGCAACGAGTCCTTCCTGCTCGGCCGCGAGGGGCGGCCGCTGCGCATCCTGTCGGAGTATCTGGAGCCCCTGAAGCGGCTGCGCGACGCCGGCATCGAGGACACCATCGTCTTCTTCGGCTCCGCCCGCATCCCGCCGCGCGACGTGGCGCAGGAAGCGCTGGACGCGCTGGCAGCCGACGCCAGCGCCGAGGACCGTGCCGCGGCCGAGCGCACGCTCGCCATGTCGGAATACTACGAGGCCGCGCGCGAGCTTGCCCGCCGCCTCGCCTTCTGGGCCGAGCACCTGGGCGGCGGGAACCACCGCTTCGCCATCCTGACGGGCGGCGGCCCCGGCATCATGGAGGCGGCCAACCGCGGCGCGCACGAGGCGGGCGCCCCGTCGATCGGCATGAACATCTCCCTGCCGTTCGAGCAGTATCCGAACCCCTACATCAGCAAGGGGCTGGCGTTCGAGTTCCATTACTTCTTCATGCGCAAGTTCTGGCTCGTCTACATGTCCAAGGCGGCTGTCATCATGCCGGGCGGCATGGGCACGCTGGACGAGTTCTTCGAGCTTCTGACCCTCGTGCAGACCGAAAAGATCCGCCGCAAGCTGCCGATCGTCCTGTTCGGCCGGTCGTATTGGGAGCCCATTCTGAACTTCCAGCCCATGGCATCCTCTGGCACGATCTCTCCAGAAGATCTCGCGCTCTTCCACGTCACCGATTCCGTGGACGATGCGTGTTCCTGGCTGCAGGCGCAGTTGAAGTCCTGGGCCGTGGACAATCCGGGCGGCGGCCTCGACCAGTGGCTCGACCCCATCGCCTGA